One region of Desulforamulus hydrothermalis Lam5 = DSM 18033 genomic DNA includes:
- the pheA gene encoding prephenate dehydratase: MNKIAYLGPRGTFSEQAAQAYAAAQPAQPVPCATLQDVCQGVAEGRYAQGVLPFENLLEGTVNPVLDLLLELPGLKIQAELLLPVAHHLLVRPGSNFRDIRAVLSHPQALAQCRRFLADNLPAAQLIPVESTARAAGQVAGGDNTLAAVATDAAAQYYNLTVLAPNIQDRSDNCTRFVVVGRQEIPCRGPSCKTSLAVSLPDRPGSLYSILKEFAWRGINLTRIESRPARTSLGEYIFLIELAGHRADPDVSEALANLADQARQIRLLGCYPACRQEPGASRQPAATLAELRQAIDIIDGQIIALLGQRARLVTEVGKRKPAGGAVRDQAREAQVLARVRRLARHHGFAEPMAETIYRTLLDHFVELQTERQTAGLPNPH; encoded by the coding sequence ATGAATAAGATTGCCTATCTGGGGCCCCGGGGCACCTTTTCCGAACAGGCGGCGCAGGCTTATGCCGCCGCTCAGCCGGCGCAACCGGTTCCCTGTGCCACCTTGCAGGATGTTTGCCAGGGGGTGGCTGAGGGGCGCTATGCCCAGGGAGTGTTGCCCTTTGAAAACCTGCTGGAGGGCACGGTCAACCCGGTGCTGGATTTATTGTTGGAACTGCCCGGTTTGAAAATTCAGGCTGAGCTGCTGCTGCCGGTGGCCCATCATCTGCTGGTCAGGCCGGGCAGCAATTTTCGGGATATCCGGGCCGTGCTGTCCCATCCCCAGGCCCTGGCCCAGTGCCGTCGGTTTTTAGCCGATAACCTGCCGGCGGCCCAACTTATTCCGGTAGAAAGCACGGCCCGGGCGGCCGGCCAGGTGGCCGGCGGGGATAACACACTGGCGGCCGTTGCCACCGACGCCGCCGCCCAATATTACAACCTGACCGTCCTGGCCCCCAATATTCAAGACCGGTCTGATAACTGTACTCGTTTTGTGGTGGTGGGGCGGCAGGAGATACCCTGCCGGGGACCGTCCTGCAAGACCTCCCTGGCGGTATCCCTGCCTGACCGTCCCGGCTCCCTTTACAGTATTTTAAAAGAGTTTGCCTGGCGGGGTATTAACTTAACCCGCATTGAATCCCGCCCCGCCAGAACCAGCCTGGGTGAATATATCTTTTTAATAGAACTGGCAGGCCACCGGGCAGACCCGGACGTCAGCGAGGCCCTGGCCAATCTTGCTGACCAGGCCCGGCAAATCCGTTTGCTTGGCTGTTATCCGGCCTGCCGGCAGGAGCCCGGCGCGTCCCGGCAGCCGGCCGCAACCCTGGCAGAACTGCGGCAAGCCATTGATATTATTGACGGGCAGATTATTGCTTTACTGGGTCAAAGGGCCAGGCTGGTGACTGAGGTAGGCAAGCGAAAACCCGCCGGCGGGGCGGTGCGGGATCAGGCCAGAGAAGCCCAGGTACTGGCCCGGGTGCGCCGGTTGGCCCGGCACCATGGTTTTGCCGAACCCATGGCCGAAACCATTTACCGTACCCTGCTGGACCATTTTGTGGAATTGCAGACCGAACGGCAAACAGCCGGTTTGCCAAACCCCCATTAA